A stretch of the Archangium violaceum genome encodes the following:
- a CDS encoding DUF2380 domain-containing protein, with amino-acid sequence MHADLPGARGTGLLLTLALLSNACASLTPPPDRGMNLRYTPREATGPVVAGELGEELPLALASRPPSPPGPEAPERLHRRRSVREAVTAAGPGAAKGTVWQSALAAHLAFRTGVGEVSNSTRRISGELSRLKASGRGIASGNGIFLRYVDYGAQQLRWIDAELAAAAELATDTSEVQDPDMQLALLRLAGPRLEAAMLGSTLLAVWVDFLNLTDASLSRHLYSVETLYVKMERWQKMMEHAMTALSSLEPEQVEVAADDMPALVGHLTGEFAALLEAIHKGAKVLETALVLKESMEALTMLSALRFSLPAMRPAAPAMLGVGLMVGPNGVMMGTRIVVSAEWVEMMRQLVRAGVLSLPAVSAAVRIQAGQVMMAQAHGELPRGVREALGDAPEVRAMRVTGKAGAGMARPPRHHVMPKEFREWFEKRGFTGKMSIERFCVTLQQAHHQAIHGGGNWKLGRAWPGEWNRMIMKVLRDAEVESGRMLTRNTILEIVARQMKEYRIPMNFLRCGGK; translated from the coding sequence ATGCACGCTGACTTGCCAGGGGCGAGGGGGACGGGGCTGCTGCTCACCCTGGCCCTCCTGTCCAACGCCTGTGCGTCGTTGACGCCTCCGCCCGACCGGGGGATGAACCTGCGCTACACCCCGCGCGAGGCCACGGGGCCCGTGGTGGCCGGAGAGCTGGGCGAGGAGTTACCGCTCGCCCTCGCCTCTCGGCCACCCTCCCCTCCTGGGCCCGAGGCACCGGAGCGGCTGCACCGTCGCCGGAGCGTCCGGGAGGCGGTGACGGCGGCGGGCCCTGGCGCTGCCAAGGGGACTGTGTGGCAGAGCGCCCTCGCGGCCCACCTGGCCTTTCGCACTGGCGTGGGTGAGGTGTCCAACTCCACCCGCCGCATTTCCGGCGAGCTTTCCAGACTCAAGGCCAGTGGCCGGGGCATTGCCAGCGGAAACGGTATCTTCCTCCGCTACGTTGACTACGGCGCCCAGCAACTGCGGTGGATTGACGCCGAGCTTGCCGCCGCCGCTGAGCTGGCCACCGACACCTCGGAGGTGCAGGACCCGGACATGCAGCTCGCCCTGCTGCGCCTCGCCGGCCCACGGCTGGAGGCCGCCATGCTGGGCTCCACCCTGCTGGCCGTATGGGTTGACTTCCTCAACCTCACCGACGCCTCGCTCTCCCGGCACCTCTATAGCGTGGAGACGCTGTACGTGAAGATGGAGCGCTGGCAGAAGATGATGGAGCACGCCATGACGGCGCTCTCGTCCCTGGAGCCAGAGCAGGTGGAGGTCGCCGCGGACGACATGCCCGCCCTGGTAGGCCACCTCACGGGCGAGTTTGCCGCACTCCTCGAGGCCATACACAAGGGGGCGAAAGTCCTCGAAACGGCGCTGGTGCTGAAGGAGTCCATGGAGGCACTCACCATGCTGTCGGCGCTGAGGTTTTCGCTCCCCGCCATGCGCCCGGCCGCTCCCGCCATGCTCGGCGTGGGCCTCATGGTGGGCCCCAACGGCGTGATGATGGGGACGCGGATTGTCGTGTCCGCCGAGTGGGTGGAGATGATGCGCCAGTTGGTGCGGGCGGGCGTCCTCTCTCTGCCTGCCGTCAGTGCCGCTGTGCGGATTCAGGCCGGCCAGGTAATGATGGCGCAGGCGCACGGCGAGCTGCCGCGGGGCGTGCGCGAGGCGCTGGGCGATGCGCCCGAAGTGAGGGCTATGCGCGTGACGGGCAAAGCGGGGGCCGGCATGGCCAGGCCCCCACGTCACCACGTCATGCCGAAGGAGTTCCGCGAGTGGTTCGAGAAGCGCGGCTTCACCGGCAAGATGAGCATCGAGCGCTTCTGCGTCACGCTCCAGCAGGCTCACCACCAGGCAATACACGGTGGTGGGAACTGGAAGCTGGGACGCGCATGGCCCGGTGAATGGAACCGGATGATCATGAAGGTGCTGCGCGACGCAGAGGTTGAATCCGGCCGGATGTTGACGCGGAACACGATCCTGGAGATCGTCGCAAGGCAAATGAAGGAGTACAGAATTCCAATGAACTTCCTCCGCTGTGGTGGGAAATGA
- a CDS encoding serine/threonine-protein kinase, producing the protein MGEVFTALHERMNQVVALKLLSPAAVADPQLVARFVQEARALAQFQHPGVVRILHCDRTEDGTAFLAMEHLEGLSLREWMRDQQGPAPSEAALSLCQQIAAVMADIHAKGIVHRDLKPENVFLCPDAEVPPGYRIKLLDFGIAKVPPEANARGDTQVHTAAPVFLGTAMYMAPEQCRNAAEVDGGADVYALGVLLFELLAGRPPFVSDDAVDLISMHIRAEPPPLRELATAVPGALSALVASMLAKEPASRPTMLRCRDMLGRRPWQNERDECPVPGLAPFTEAHAELFFGRKTEISTVLNLLDEARSGERRWVQVEGPSGVGKSSLVQAGVLPRLKERASQLAPAWRVAVLRPSYDPVHQLAVAVRDALAGSDFTFSARELERALRADVCALSEMVRAHTPPQGRFLLVIEQMEELVTLGGADCSEIDGWVETALAAPDSPLRLLTTIRSDFIHRLEQMPRMAARLNQSARYHLRPMEEEALTQVIEGMAQRVGLRLSEGLSLRMVRDARSEGSQLLLLGQALRALWSLRSGGRLTHERYEQLGGVGGALAQQAERLLDGLGSQGRERAKWILLDLVQVGRGVPDTRRPRTRREVLEAGGGDALSLEVLMRLSGMRTGTRDDAEEGLRLIVLSAGDEPAEQRVDLIHESLLLQVPSLADWIGSERVLLERQAELEIAAQSWEHAGCPMEGLPSGSLLAHYGDAAGLSSRSGPPGRRVSERASRYLTAARSLELRRVRLRWGLALAAMAAVLAISFSALSAYREWRRAQENLQRIVLATHQFVSDADWKLGRVAHTLEVRRAMLHKIDENLASLPRADRQIPEVREAIIATKHRRGDFAFQNESLARAEGFLDAAAVEIQRGLDARPEDEELKLLRALNHSKFGKIALARGRLDEARGHFAGALAFLDRPTDHVDDDYRRTLATSYSEQGELDLAFGAAGAVEWFARAVALFEENARSGDAYEQALLAEALCWRAEAFHRERRLPAAAADLERALGIARRLNEVEAGNEFFRWILARAYLGSASVEAARGGPQADDRYRAAEELGRGLVRGERTNKRYGLVLAQTLWEHEALLSDRGAAAQARSLHDERCGLVRAFVGMDGEDHRFDRLVCPGSPVPQGTGQ; encoded by the coding sequence ATGGGCGAGGTCTTCACCGCGCTCCACGAGCGCATGAACCAGGTGGTTGCCCTCAAGCTCCTGTCTCCGGCTGCGGTCGCTGATCCGCAACTCGTGGCTCGGTTCGTCCAGGAGGCGCGGGCCCTCGCGCAATTTCAGCACCCGGGCGTGGTCCGCATCCTCCATTGCGACCGCACGGAGGATGGCACGGCCTTCCTTGCAATGGAGCACCTTGAGGGGCTGTCGCTGCGCGAGTGGATGCGGGACCAGCAGGGGCCCGCGCCGAGCGAAGCCGCGCTTTCGCTGTGCCAACAGATCGCCGCAGTGATGGCCGACATCCACGCCAAGGGCATCGTTCACCGGGACCTGAAGCCGGAGAACGTGTTCCTGTGCCCCGATGCCGAGGTCCCACCGGGGTACCGCATCAAACTGCTGGATTTCGGCATTGCGAAGGTGCCACCGGAGGCGAATGCCCGGGGCGACACGCAGGTGCACACCGCGGCGCCCGTTTTCCTGGGCACGGCCATGTACATGGCCCCTGAGCAGTGCCGGAACGCCGCGGAGGTGGATGGCGGCGCGGACGTCTACGCCCTGGGGGTGCTGCTCTTCGAACTCCTCGCCGGTCGGCCGCCGTTCGTCTCTGACGACGCGGTCGATCTGATTTCGATGCACATCCGTGCTGAGCCGCCGCCGTTGCGCGAGCTGGCTACGGCCGTTCCGGGCGCGCTGTCCGCATTAGTCGCCTCCATGCTGGCCAAGGAGCCAGCGTCCCGTCCGACGATGCTCCGCTGCCGGGATATGCTCGGACGGCGACCCTGGCAGAACGAGCGGGATGAGTGTCCGGTGCCAGGGCTCGCGCCCTTCACCGAAGCACATGCCGAGCTGTTCTTCGGCCGTAAGACAGAGATCTCCACCGTCCTGAACCTTCTGGATGAGGCGCGGTCCGGCGAGCGCCGATGGGTGCAGGTCGAGGGACCGAGCGGCGTAGGGAAATCGTCGTTGGTACAGGCTGGCGTCCTTCCGCGCTTGAAGGAGCGCGCCTCGCAGCTCGCTCCCGCCTGGAGGGTTGCGGTCCTTCGCCCGTCGTACGATCCGGTGCATCAACTTGCCGTGGCCGTGCGTGATGCGCTCGCCGGAAGCGACTTCACCTTCTCGGCTCGGGAGTTGGAGCGCGCGCTGCGCGCGGATGTTTGTGCGCTCTCGGAGATGGTGAGGGCGCACACGCCTCCGCAGGGTCGTTTCCTGCTGGTGATCGAGCAGATGGAGGAGCTCGTTACGCTGGGGGGCGCGGATTGTTCAGAGATTGACGGGTGGGTGGAGACAGCACTCGCCGCGCCTGATTCACCCCTGCGGTTGCTCACGACGATTCGGAGCGACTTCATCCACCGGCTGGAGCAGATGCCGCGGATGGCGGCGCGGCTCAACCAGTCTGCGCGCTATCACCTCCGACCGATGGAGGAGGAGGCGCTGACGCAGGTCATCGAGGGAATGGCCCAGCGCGTCGGGCTGCGGCTCTCCGAGGGACTGTCGCTGCGTATGGTTCGCGACGCGAGGAGCGAAGGAAGTCAGCTCCTGCTGCTTGGCCAGGCTCTCCGCGCGTTGTGGTCTCTGCGCAGCGGCGGCCGGCTGACCCATGAGCGATACGAACAGCTCGGCGGAGTCGGCGGAGCCCTGGCGCAGCAGGCGGAACGGTTGCTCGACGGGCTCGGCTCCCAAGGACGCGAACGCGCGAAGTGGATTCTCCTGGACCTCGTGCAGGTCGGCCGCGGTGTCCCAGACACGCGGCGGCCCCGCACCCGGCGGGAGGTGCTCGAGGCCGGCGGGGGAGACGCGTTGTCGCTGGAGGTCTTGATGAGGCTCTCCGGCATGCGGACCGGGACTCGGGACGACGCGGAGGAGGGGCTTCGGCTCATCGTGCTCTCTGCCGGAGATGAGCCCGCGGAGCAGCGTGTGGACTTGATACACGAGTCGCTCCTGCTGCAGGTTCCATCACTCGCGGATTGGATCGGGAGCGAGCGCGTCTTGCTCGAGCGGCAGGCGGAGCTGGAGATCGCCGCGCAATCGTGGGAGCACGCCGGGTGTCCGATGGAAGGGTTGCCTTCCGGCTCGTTGCTCGCGCACTACGGGGATGCGGCGGGTCTATCTTCGCGAAGCGGTCCCCCGGGCCGCAGGGTGAGCGAGCGTGCCTCCCGCTACCTCACCGCCGCGCGAAGTCTTGAGCTCCGTCGTGTCCGGCTCAGGTGGGGACTGGCGCTCGCGGCGATGGCCGCGGTGCTGGCCATCTCCTTCAGCGCGCTCAGCGCATACCGCGAGTGGCGGCGAGCTCAGGAGAATCTCCAGCGCATCGTCCTCGCCACGCACCAGTTCGTCTCCGACGCCGACTGGAAGCTCGGCAGGGTCGCTCATACGCTCGAGGTGCGGCGGGCCATGCTGCACAAGATCGACGAGAACCTGGCGTCTCTCCCGCGCGCAGACCGTCAAATCCCCGAGGTTCGCGAGGCAATCATCGCGACGAAGCATCGACGCGGGGACTTCGCCTTCCAGAACGAATCGCTCGCTCGGGCCGAAGGCTTCCTGGATGCCGCGGCTGTGGAGATCCAGAGGGGGCTGGACGCTCGACCGGAGGATGAGGAACTCAAGCTTCTCCGGGCGCTGAACCACTCCAAGTTTGGGAAGATCGCGCTGGCCCGGGGCCGGCTCGACGAGGCGCGCGGCCACTTCGCTGGTGCGCTCGCATTCCTGGATCGGCCGACGGACCACGTCGATGATGACTATCGGCGGACCCTGGCGACGAGCTATTCGGAGCAAGGAGAGCTCGACCTGGCGTTCGGAGCTGCCGGAGCTGTCGAGTGGTTCGCTCGAGCCGTCGCTCTGTTCGAAGAGAATGCCCGGAGTGGTGATGCTTACGAGCAAGCACTCCTCGCCGAGGCGCTGTGCTGGCGCGCGGAGGCGTTCCATCGTGAGAGAAGACTCCCGGCGGCCGCGGCCGATCTCGAGCGCGCGCTCGGTATTGCTCGCAGGCTGAACGAAGTGGAGGCGGGAAACGAGTTCTTCCGGTGGATCCTCGCTCGCGCTTACCTCGGGTCGGCCTCGGTGGAGGCGGCTCGTGGTGGGCCTCAGGCGGACGACCGATATCGTGCGGCGGAGGAGCTGGGGCGGGGGCTCGTCCGCGGCGAGCGAACCAACAAGCGCTATGGCCTCGTCCTGGCCCAGACTCTGTGGGAGCACGAGGCGTTGCTGAGTGACCGGGGAGCGGCTGCGCAGGCCCGGTCACTGCACGACGAACGCTGTGGGTTGGTCAGAGCATTCGTCGGGATGGATGGCGAGGACCACCGGTTTGACCGGCTCGTCTGCCCTGGGTCCCCCGTCCCTCAAGGAACCGGCCAGTGA
- a CDS encoding RNA polymerase sigma factor has protein sequence MNTDMIDAHLIAREETSRAPRLPARRALWKGRLGMSRNALSKVAVEELIRRARGGDKAALEELFRRYQRKLVNWAARSAPQPPPGGARASDIAQDTALRAFDKFSSFSGTTEAELLAWLKRILANQAVQLVRGARRKKRSAGSTVPLDSVEAEATPSHGKSPNQVIFEREAWRQLLIYLYELPEAQQEAIKLCHLDELPVADVARRMGKTQASVAGLLLRGLRTLRARMQEGAAGATSDATWAALLTYLQKRDAGEKVDPDAFIAAYPDCADELRAKLELLGRIRDLRPKPPPAARAGQRTKKT, from the coding sequence ATGAACACGGACATGATCGACGCCCACCTGATTGCTCGCGAGGAAACATCGCGTGCACCGCGGTTGCCCGCGCGAAGGGCGCTGTGGAAGGGTCGCCTGGGGATGAGCCGCAATGCGTTGTCGAAGGTGGCTGTAGAGGAGTTGATCCGCCGAGCCCGCGGGGGGGACAAGGCCGCGCTGGAGGAGCTCTTCCGGCGCTACCAACGCAAGTTGGTGAACTGGGCCGCGCGGAGCGCTCCTCAGCCGCCACCGGGTGGAGCGCGTGCCTCGGACATCGCGCAGGACACGGCGCTGCGCGCGTTCGACAAGTTCTCCTCGTTCAGTGGAACGACGGAGGCCGAGCTGCTGGCGTGGCTCAAGCGCATCCTCGCCAACCAGGCCGTGCAGTTGGTCCGGGGAGCGCGGCGGAAGAAGCGCTCCGCAGGCAGCACCGTGCCGCTGGACAGCGTTGAGGCCGAGGCAACCCCTTCCCACGGGAAGAGTCCGAACCAGGTCATTTTCGAGCGGGAAGCATGGCGCCAGCTCCTCATCTACCTCTATGAGCTCCCCGAGGCGCAGCAGGAGGCCATCAAGCTCTGTCACCTGGACGAGCTCCCGGTCGCGGATGTGGCGCGCCGGATGGGGAAGACGCAAGCGTCGGTGGCGGGGTTGCTCCTGCGGGGCCTGCGGACCTTGAGGGCTCGAATGCAGGAGGGCGCTGCCGGCGCCACCTCGGACGCGACGTGGGCAGCGCTGCTGACGTACCTGCAGAAGCGCGATGCCGGGGAGAAGGTGGACCCGGATGCTTTCATCGCGGCCTACCCGGACTGCGCCGACGAGTTGCGGGCGAAGCTGGAGTTGCTGGGTCGCATCCGCGATCTGCGTCCGAAGCCCCCCCCGGCGGCGCGGGCGGGTCAACGGACGAAGAAGACATGA
- a CDS encoding serine/threonine-protein kinase, with translation MRVGEYVLAHRVASGATCDVYQGYHAVTGQAVAVKILSPSLCSDEEVGGRFLNEAQALQQLRHEHLVQAVTSGVLPTGQPFLVLEWLPGDLHRLLKRAGGQLPVQAATRVAAQLGAALTFLHDSRIFHRDLKPANILVATDNLAIIEVKLADLGLAKIPREEGHEGEKGLAASAISTAKRALLGTWDYMAPEQWVQSKTVGGPADVYALGILLFQMLAGRLPFVAEQQKDLMYLHLLEKPPLELLEGLAPQATRDLIAGMLRKKPLERPAMREVARRLADTPLM, from the coding sequence ATGCGTGTTGGAGAATACGTCCTTGCCCACCGGGTGGCGTCCGGAGCCACGTGCGATGTGTATCAGGGGTACCACGCGGTCACCGGGCAAGCCGTGGCGGTGAAGATACTCTCCCCCAGCCTCTGCTCGGACGAGGAGGTGGGAGGGCGCTTCCTCAATGAAGCGCAGGCGCTCCAGCAGCTGCGTCACGAGCACCTGGTCCAGGCCGTCACTTCGGGAGTTCTACCTACAGGACAGCCCTTCCTCGTCTTGGAGTGGCTTCCCGGAGATCTGCATCGACTACTCAAGCGCGCCGGAGGCCAGCTCCCGGTCCAGGCCGCCACCCGTGTCGCCGCGCAGCTCGGCGCCGCGCTTACGTTCCTGCATGACTCCCGGATCTTCCACCGCGACCTGAAGCCGGCCAACATCCTGGTGGCCACCGATAACCTCGCGATCATCGAGGTCAAGCTCGCGGATCTCGGACTGGCCAAGATCCCGCGCGAGGAGGGCCATGAAGGGGAAAAGGGGCTCGCGGCCTCTGCCATTTCGACGGCCAAGCGTGCCCTCCTCGGAACGTGGGACTACATGGCCCCGGAGCAGTGGGTGCAATCCAAGACCGTGGGTGGCCCCGCGGATGTGTACGCGCTTGGCATTCTCCTGTTCCAGATGTTGGCGGGCAGGCTGCCATTCGTCGCCGAGCAGCAGAAAGATCTGATGTACCTGCACCTCTTGGAGAAGCCCCCACTCGAGCTGCTGGAGGGCCTGGCTCCCCAGGCTACTCGCGACCTGATTGCGGGAATGCTGCGCAAGAAACCGCTGGAGCGACCGGCAATGCGCGAGGTCGCTCGGCGGCTGGCGGACACACCTCTCATGTAG
- a CDS encoding SAVED domain-containing protein, with translation MLCLDVDAPVADDDILPLLPPARRELKFLRLSTFATQGPKGKRPTSSPVDWIALANAVSRLAGEALALRDSSSTPVEFFVVGLAPLPLFVLLGAELSAWAKPQTFLNVRKDTTWDVLRLDDKRPSGVRYFDTVVGLSDVPSEANGLVGVFISTQAMLPRDAVRDFLRAQGNGIAGVVECRNSTSTPVDAAHAPVIAEELAQVLAATRRTYPNHSGLALFVSGPASLAFMAGRAFNPRAMGRAWVASYAPPGYELAFTLPWKPVSRVELRRGPKQEQARQKVLLAVLAGVRTLKNTLKREDLPPFLAPSEGEKLLARLHQLEIADEPEGDETRLSVGQRRLTFGRGLLEGMRQLDEHHRELLALQYLLHELFHFDQDLTSQNYRGVGRGGFALEEVDYWADTLAIGTLARWRMREGGPQLQREPGRVLAEEIDVSLRGIETFDRMESGDRMGELLERRLRRYLIWALQLARARTLRPDTDIWKVLGERLIVELAPLRGSFDNVHDKVVVEALPDTEMFVVWGKRLMRLQRRPAFDPAALVDVVRTFDQRLLRTRMEYVAEEERAVLTPWV, from the coding sequence GTGCTTTGCCTCGATGTGGATGCTCCCGTCGCGGACGACGACATCCTGCCCCTTCTTCCTCCGGCACGGAGGGAGCTGAAATTCCTGCGCCTGAGCACCTTCGCTACCCAGGGGCCGAAAGGAAAGCGACCAACGTCCAGCCCTGTGGACTGGATCGCGCTCGCGAACGCCGTATCCCGGCTGGCGGGCGAGGCGCTCGCGCTCCGGGACTCATCCTCCACGCCCGTGGAGTTCTTCGTTGTGGGCCTGGCGCCGTTGCCGCTCTTCGTTCTCCTGGGGGCTGAGCTTTCTGCGTGGGCGAAACCCCAGACGTTCCTCAACGTTCGAAAGGACACCACGTGGGATGTCCTGAGGCTGGATGACAAGCGCCCGAGTGGGGTTCGCTACTTCGACACGGTGGTCGGGCTGAGTGATGTGCCTTCGGAGGCAAACGGCCTAGTGGGGGTCTTCATCTCAACCCAAGCCATGCTGCCGCGCGACGCCGTACGTGACTTCTTGAGGGCGCAGGGGAATGGGATCGCCGGCGTGGTCGAATGCCGGAACAGCACCAGCACGCCAGTGGATGCCGCCCATGCACCCGTGATCGCGGAGGAGCTGGCGCAGGTGCTGGCCGCCACCCGGCGCACGTATCCCAATCACTCGGGCCTGGCGCTCTTCGTCTCGGGACCGGCGTCGCTCGCGTTCATGGCGGGTCGGGCCTTCAACCCGAGGGCGATGGGGAGGGCGTGGGTGGCCAGCTATGCACCGCCCGGATACGAGCTGGCGTTCACCTTGCCATGGAAGCCCGTATCGCGGGTGGAGTTGCGCCGTGGACCGAAGCAGGAGCAGGCGCGTCAGAAGGTCCTGCTGGCGGTGTTGGCGGGCGTCCGGACATTGAAGAACACCCTCAAGCGTGAGGATCTCCCGCCGTTCCTTGCTCCGTCCGAGGGAGAGAAACTCCTGGCGCGTCTCCACCAACTGGAGATCGCCGATGAACCAGAGGGGGATGAGACGCGCTTGAGCGTCGGACAGCGGCGGCTGACTTTCGGGCGCGGGCTGCTCGAAGGCATGCGCCAGCTGGACGAGCACCACCGGGAGCTCCTGGCCTTGCAGTATCTGCTGCATGAGCTCTTCCACTTCGACCAGGATCTGACCTCCCAGAACTACCGTGGCGTCGGACGCGGGGGCTTCGCCTTGGAGGAGGTGGATTATTGGGCGGACACCCTGGCGATCGGCACGCTGGCGCGCTGGCGGATGCGAGAGGGGGGCCCACAACTCCAGCGCGAGCCTGGAAGGGTTCTCGCCGAAGAGATCGACGTGAGCCTGCGGGGCATCGAGACCTTCGATCGTATGGAGAGCGGCGATCGCATGGGAGAATTGCTGGAGCGGCGTTTGCGGCGCTACCTCATCTGGGCGCTCCAGCTCGCACGCGCCAGGACGCTTCGCCCCGATACGGACATCTGGAAGGTGCTTGGAGAGCGTCTGATTGTCGAGTTGGCCCCTCTCCGAGGAAGCTTTGACAACGTGCACGACAAGGTCGTCGTCGAGGCGCTTCCCGATACCGAAATGTTCGTGGTCTGGGGAAAACGTCTGATGCGATTGCAGCGACGACCCGCGTTCGATCCCGCGGCCCTCGTGGACGTCGTGCGGACGTTCGATCAGCGCTTGCTTCGCACGAGGATGGAATACGTGGCGGAGGAGGAGCGCGCGGTGCTGACCCCGTGGGTTTGA
- a CDS encoding SMODS domain-containing nucleotidyltransferase, with the protein MRDLTDLLRRILSSVEPSQEETEGAQRSHRYLRDILVTGNMESIIRDHFLSGSYPRATAIRPLDDVDIIFVVDPGHWKTPSVGAFPDPGAVLQTFKRALQWRYPETELRVQRRSIRLQMWHLNVDVVPALSADGRGSERLLIPDAENDGWIRSAPKIHGALATEINQRQGELFKPLVKLLKTWNRGAPEELRFKSFCVETIAARLFASARLRSLQTGLVQFFDFVCYIGGGPCEYSWGGDRGMSLRFGNCVVPDTAEGMNVAASVTRQGRECFLRRAAASRKRILQAEQARTWNEAERKIEQAFGSHLRELGW; encoded by the coding sequence ATGCGGGATCTGACCGATTTACTGCGCAGGATACTTAGCAGCGTCGAGCCTTCGCAGGAGGAGACGGAGGGCGCGCAGCGCAGCCACCGCTACCTCCGGGACATCCTGGTGACCGGAAACATGGAGTCGATCATCCGGGATCATTTCCTGAGCGGTAGCTACCCACGGGCAACCGCCATTCGTCCGCTCGATGACGTGGACATCATCTTCGTCGTGGATCCTGGCCATTGGAAGACGCCGAGTGTCGGCGCTTTCCCTGACCCTGGCGCGGTGCTTCAGACCTTCAAACGGGCATTGCAGTGGCGGTATCCGGAGACGGAGCTCCGGGTTCAACGTCGATCCATTCGGCTCCAGATGTGGCATCTGAATGTGGACGTGGTCCCCGCGCTCAGCGCGGACGGAAGAGGCAGCGAGCGGCTCCTCATCCCGGACGCCGAAAATGATGGGTGGATCCGCTCCGCGCCCAAAATACACGGTGCGCTGGCGACGGAGATCAACCAGAGGCAGGGAGAATTATTCAAGCCGTTGGTGAAGCTGCTCAAGACCTGGAATCGGGGCGCGCCCGAGGAGCTGCGTTTCAAGTCGTTCTGTGTCGAGACGATTGCTGCGAGGCTGTTCGCTTCAGCCAGGCTACGCTCTCTTCAGACCGGCCTCGTTCAGTTCTTCGATTTCGTTTGCTACATCGGCGGTGGCCCGTGTGAATACTCCTGGGGAGGTGATCGTGGCATGTCACTCCGCTTCGGGAATTGTGTGGTGCCGGATACGGCCGAGGGCATGAACGTGGCGGCCAGCGTCACGAGGCAAGGTCGCGAGTGTTTCCTCCGCCGGGCCGCGGCCAGCCGGAAACGGATCCTCCAAGCGGAGCAAGCCAGGACATGGAATGAAGCAGAGCGCAAGATCGAGCAGGCGTTTGGAAGCCACCTGCGAGAGCTGGGTTGGTGA
- a CDS encoding nucleotidyltransferase domain-containing protein, with protein sequence MTLGALPCARSSRQRHLLSQEDTMQVRQAVHDFISALELTTAERTAASDQHKFLRDGLASRLEIEPDHYPFLTGSYARSTAIRPLKDIDLFCVLKRTPVLDPAISSPMDALKTVREALEDQYSGKTADPQNRSVNISFSITGIAYDVVPAFLDKGNSEIFWIPDLQAKTWIRSNPRIHERLSVEANEAAGNELKPLTKAVKHWNRRQPDGARLRSFHIEVMIWDVLVAKPDNRLDGLIQTFEGLASRVLLDTPDPAALGPHINQGMTDAEKTAAKTRLSQAAATLKEARDLAQAGHTERAHYLLYGIFGDPYPEKGKEGRSIVTGVSASLPSAPDGHGSRFG encoded by the coding sequence GTGACCCTCGGGGCGCTCCCGTGCGCGCGATCTTCGCGCCAACGGCATCTACTCTCTCAGGAGGACACCATGCAGGTTCGACAAGCAGTTCATGACTTCATTTCCGCACTCGAGCTCACCACCGCCGAGAGGACGGCAGCCAGCGACCAGCACAAGTTCCTGCGCGATGGACTCGCCAGCCGGCTGGAGATCGAGCCCGACCATTACCCATTCCTCACCGGTTCCTACGCGCGGAGCACGGCCATCCGTCCGCTCAAGGACATCGACCTGTTCTGCGTGTTGAAGCGCACGCCCGTGCTCGACCCGGCCATCAGCAGCCCGATGGATGCACTCAAAACGGTGCGAGAAGCGCTCGAGGATCAGTACTCGGGCAAGACCGCCGATCCCCAGAACCGCTCGGTGAACATTTCCTTCTCCATCACGGGAATCGCCTACGATGTCGTCCCTGCGTTCCTCGACAAGGGCAACAGCGAGATCTTCTGGATCCCGGACCTTCAGGCGAAGACCTGGATCCGTTCCAACCCACGTATCCACGAACGCTTGTCGGTGGAGGCCAACGAGGCCGCGGGCAATGAGCTAAAGCCCCTCACCAAGGCGGTGAAGCACTGGAACCGGCGACAGCCGGACGGGGCGCGACTGCGGTCGTTCCACATCGAGGTGATGATCTGGGATGTGCTCGTGGCGAAGCCCGATAACCGGCTCGATGGCCTCATCCAGACTTTCGAGGGCCTGGCTTCTCGCGTGCTCCTCGACACGCCGGATCCGGCGGCGCTGGGGCCACACATCAACCAGGGCATGACCGACGCGGAGAAGACCGCCGCGAAGACACGGTTGAGCCAGGCGGCCGCGACGCTGAAGGAGGCGCGGGATCTCGCGCAGGCTGGCCACACGGAGCGGGCCCATTACCTCCTGTATGGGATTTTTGGGGATCCCTACCCGGAGAAGGGAAAGGAGGGGCGCTCAATCGTCACCGGCGTTTCAGCATCCTTGCCGTCCGCGCCGGATGGTCACGGCTCCAGGTTCGGGTAG